One Xiphophorus couchianus chromosome 1, X_couchianus-1.0, whole genome shotgun sequence genomic region harbors:
- the fam50a gene encoding protein FAM50A: MAQYKGAASEAGRAMQLMKKREKEREQLEQLKQKIAEDNMVKSNIDKKFSAHYDAVEAELKSSTVGLVTLNDMKAKQEALVKEREKQLAKKEQSKELQLKLEKQKEKKRKEEQKRKIASLSFNPDEEEEEDEDDDYDDDDDDDDKNYEEDQDCVPVKKKKLGKNPDVDTSFLPDRDREEEENRLREELRQEWELKQEKIKNEEIEITFSYWDGSGHRKTVKMKKGNTMQNFLQKALEVLRKDFSELRSAGVEQLMYIKEDLIIPHHHSFYDFIVTKARGKSGPLFSFDVHDDIRLVNDATVEKDESHAGKVVLRSWYEKNKHIFPASRWEPYDPEKKWDKYTIR; the protein is encoded by the exons ATGGCGCAGTACAAAGGAGCTGCCAGCGAGGCGGGCAGAGCCATGCAGCTAATGAAAAAacgagagaaagagagggagcaACTTGAACAGCTCAAACAGAAGATAGCAGAG GACAACATGGTCAAATCCAACATTGACAAGAAATTCTCTGCTCACTATGATGCTGTGGAAGCAGAGCTAAAGTCCAGTACTGTCG GCCTGGTGACCTTGAATGACATGAAGGCCAAGCAGGAGGCGCTGgtgaaggagagagagaagcagctgGCCAAGAAGGAGCAGTCCAAGGAACTGCAGCT CaagctggaaaaacagaaagagaaaaagaggaaggaggaacaaaagagaaaaattgccagtttatcttttaatcctgatgaagaagaggaggaagatgaagatgatgattATGACGACGACGATGACGACGATGACAAAAATTACGAGGAAGATCAGGATT GTGTTCCagtcaagaagaagaaattggGCAAAAATCCAGATGTGGATACAAGTTTCCTTCCTGATCGAGACAGAGAG gaGGAGGAAAACCGCCTCAGAGAGGAGCTGAGACAGGAGTGGGAGCTGAAGCAGGAGAAGATCAAGA ATGAAGAAATTGAAATTACCTTCAGCTACTGGGACGGCTCAGGCCACCGGAAAACTGTCAAG ATGAAGAAGGGTAACACCATGCAGAACTTCCTGCAGAAGGCCCTGGAGGTCCTCAGGAAGGACTTCAGTGAGCTCAG GTCTGCTGGGGTGGAGCAACTGATGTACATCAAGGAAGATCTCATAATCCCACAT CACCACAGTTTTTATGACTTCATTGTGACCAAAGCCAGAGGAAAGTCTG GCCCTTTGTTCAGCTTTGACGTCCACGATGATATTCGACTGGTGAACGATGCCACTGTGGAAAAAGATGAG TCCCATGCAGGAAAAGTGGTGCTAAGGAGCTGGTATGAGAAGAACAAGCATATCTTTCCTGCAAGTCGCTGGGAGCCATACGACCCCGAGAAGAAATGGGACAAATACACG atcCGGTGA